A genomic stretch from Verrucomicrobiia bacterium includes:
- a CDS encoding molybdopterin cofactor-binding domain-containing protein, which translates to MKEASVLPFEKESVGTSPWRVDGIGLVTGSAKFTDDIFLKNMLHAKILGSPHAHARILEIDTEEAEKLPGVVIILTYKNVPRVPHTTAGQGYPEPSPYDAFMFDTKVRFVGDRVACVAADTAEIAEQALKLINVKYEVLPAVFDVREAVKEGAPVIHDEPDADGIHDRKHNIAAHYDVEIGKVDQGLKEADFVVEEEFETQYAQHCPLEPHICIGYLDENHRIVLRTATQVPWHCRRIVAQCLQIPVNQIRVIKPRIGGGFGAKQEIILEDLCALITVRTRRPVKIEMTRREEFIASRTRDPSIVKMTIGVKKDGTFTAMDQRVTSWTGGYGTHSLTLLTNVGSKTLPFYRCKNVRFWGDSVYTNTPVTGAYRGYGATQGAFAIEQMMDIIAEKLNIDPIELRKKNHIQKGETNPVFSALGEGKEGHENPIESCGLDECIDRAAAAIGWKEKHRMYAKRDPNARVKRGIGLACLMQGSGIAGIDMASARIKMNEDGSFNLLMGATDLGTGSDTVLAQIAGQVLGVTVDKIQTYSSDTDMTPFDKGAYASSTTYVSGGAVKKAAEACRDKILKVAAEMLKEDVANLRCEKAKVISKSGKEVPYTNIINRSLYGQNQFQIEGEASHISYVSPPPFAAHFAEVEVDTETGKVRVLDYVCAVDCGVAINPKLAEGQMEGAALNGLSYALCEEMVFDERGRMLNPSFFDYRLFTTVDAPKIRTILVETYEPTGPFGAKSIAEIGINGPLPAVANAIYDACGVRMLKAPFTPERVLNALMAKK; encoded by the coding sequence ATGAAGGAAGCATCGGTACTTCCCTTTGAAAAAGAATCCGTCGGGACGAGTCCGTGGCGCGTGGACGGGATCGGGCTCGTCACGGGGTCTGCGAAGTTTACCGACGACATTTTCCTGAAGAACATGCTGCATGCGAAGATCCTGGGGAGTCCGCATGCGCACGCGCGCATTCTCGAGATCGACACGGAGGAGGCGGAGAAATTGCCGGGCGTGGTGATCATATTGACGTACAAGAACGTACCGCGCGTGCCGCATACGACGGCGGGGCAGGGGTATCCGGAGCCGTCACCGTATGATGCGTTCATGTTCGATACGAAGGTACGATTTGTCGGTGACCGCGTGGCCTGCGTTGCCGCTGACACCGCCGAGATCGCCGAGCAGGCCCTGAAGCTCATCAACGTAAAGTATGAAGTGTTACCGGCGGTGTTCGATGTGCGCGAGGCGGTGAAGGAAGGCGCGCCGGTCATTCATGATGAACCGGATGCCGACGGAATTCACGACCGCAAGCACAACATCGCGGCGCATTACGACGTCGAGATCGGTAAGGTCGATCAGGGATTGAAGGAAGCGGACTTCGTCGTCGAGGAGGAGTTCGAGACGCAATACGCGCAACATTGTCCGCTCGAACCGCACATCTGCATCGGCTATCTCGACGAGAACCATCGCATCGTGTTACGCACGGCGACGCAAGTGCCGTGGCATTGCCGCCGCATCGTGGCGCAATGCCTGCAGATTCCCGTCAACCAAATCCGCGTCATCAAGCCGCGCATCGGCGGCGGGTTCGGCGCGAAGCAGGAGATCATCCTCGAAGATTTGTGCGCGCTGATCACGGTGCGCACGCGTCGGCCCGTGAAGATCGAAATGACACGTCGCGAGGAATTCATTGCCAGCCGCACCCGCGATCCGTCGATCGTCAAAATGACCATCGGCGTGAAGAAGGACGGCACGTTCACCGCAATGGACCAGCGCGTGACGAGTTGGACGGGCGGATATGGAACGCATTCGCTGACGCTGCTCACGAACGTTGGCAGCAAGACGTTGCCGTTTTATCGTTGCAAGAATGTGCGGTTCTGGGGCGACTCGGTGTACACGAACACGCCGGTCACCGGCGCGTACCGCGGGTACGGCGCGACACAAGGGGCGTTCGCCATCGAGCAGATGATGGACATCATCGCCGAGAAGTTGAACATCGACCCGATTGAACTGCGCAAGAAGAACCACATCCAGAAGGGCGAGACCAATCCTGTTTTCAGTGCGTTGGGCGAGGGGAAGGAAGGACACGAAAACCCCATCGAAAGCTGCGGCCTGGATGAATGCATTGACCGTGCCGCGGCGGCCATTGGCTGGAAAGAGAAGCATCGCATGTACGCCAAGCGCGACCCGAACGCACGCGTCAAACGCGGCATCGGCCTGGCCTGTTTGATGCAAGGCTCCGGCATCGCGGGCATCGACATGGCGTCGGCGCGCATCAAGATGAACGAGGATGGTTCGTTCAACCTGTTGATGGGCGCAACCGACCTCGGCACCGGCAGCGATACCGTGCTCGCACAGATCGCGGGGCAAGTTCTGGGTGTCACCGTCGATAAGATTCAAACCTACTCGTCCGATACCGACATGACGCCGTTCGACAAGGGTGCGTATGCGTCGAGCACCACGTACGTGTCCGGTGGGGCGGTCAAGAAAGCGGCGGAAGCCTGCCGCGACAAGATCCTCAAGGTTGCCGCCGAGATGTTGAAGGAGGACGTCGCGAACTTGCGGTGCGAAAAGGCGAAGGTCATCAGCAAGTCGGGCAAGGAAGTGCCCTACACCAACATCATCAACCGCTCGCTGTACGGCCAGAACCAGTTCCAGATCGAAGGCGAAGCGTCGCATATCTCCTACGTCTCGCCGCCGCCGTTCGCCGCGCATTTTGCGGAAGTCGAAGTGGACACGGAGACGGGCAAAGTGCGCGTGCTCGATTACGTCTGCGCCGTGGACTGCGGCGTGGCGATCAACCCGAAACTCGCAGAAGGCCAGATGGAAGGCGCGGCCTTGAACGGCCTGAGCTACGCGCTGTGCGAGGAGATGGTGTTTGATGAGCGCGGCCGCATGCTCAACCCGAGCTTCTTCGATTACCGACTGTTCACAACGGTGGATGCGCCCAAGATCCGCACGATACTCGTCGAGACCTACGAACCCACCGGCCCCTTCGGCGCGAAAAGCATCGCCGAAATCGGAATCAACGGCCCGCTACCCGCAGTGGCGAATGCGATTTACGATGCGTGCGGCGTACGGATGCTGAAAGCGCCATTCACACCTGAGCGCGTCCTGAACGCACTGATGGCGAAGAAATGA
- a CDS encoding choice-of-anchor tandem repeat GloVer-containing protein: MLKSFRILAAIIVLGMAGAGALATQITPETIFKFSGPDGGLPQSELVKGNDGLLYGTTGEGGAHNTGTVFKITTAGALTTIYSFTGGSDGCSPRAGVIQGSNGFFYGTASGCGTNGFGTIYQVDSNGVFTTLYTFTGGIDGGVPDIKLVEGNDGLFYGTTTGGGVNGTGSVFTVSSVGTFTTLFSFDGTDGGRPAAGLAQGSDSNFYGTTFFGGTNDHGTVFQITPAGTLTTLFQFADNTNGDFPEAQLIQGSDGLFYGTTSDGPRGDGTVFKITTAGTLTTLHNFAAGEGKDSRGVLVQGRDSFFYGMTLGGGNRFGTVYQVTSNSVFTSLYSFNGGTDGAFPYAGLIQGDDAFFYGTTAFGGAKLHGTVFRFGIFPAGTYNGLAVQTNAPTFDSSGSITLSLTATGSYTAKLTIGGVLSAFKGQFDGTGNTTNTIARKNLNSLQLIMQLSEAGGTNQVIGTVSDGVFTSQLLADLGGFGKNFRCPFAGKFTFVVPPVDTTDTNFPQGYGYGTLTISKTGKGSLRGVLGDGTKISGTAPISLLGSWPFYELLYSKKGFSLGRIAFTGTNVIDAALDWQKPPVPGDRFYSGGFTTLVSLAGGLYLKPNSSTNSAGLSVAGTNVVTLGGGNLVSNIVKTVVVDAFGNVTVSSPGSEKLALFVVPQTGLFSGNFVDTAINKSPIVFTGQLVQTNHFGGGLFLGTNDSGFVTIMPSP; the protein is encoded by the coding sequence GTGCTAAAAAGCTTCCGGATTTTGGCTGCAATTATCGTGCTGGGCATGGCGGGAGCGGGTGCCTTGGCGACCCAGATCACGCCTGAAACCATCTTTAAGTTCTCCGGACCTGACGGCGGCTTACCGCAGTCCGAGCTGGTGAAGGGCAACGACGGACTGCTTTATGGGACAACCGGGGAAGGCGGGGCTCACAACACCGGGACCGTCTTCAAAATCACGACGGCGGGCGCGTTGACCACGATCTACAGCTTTACGGGCGGCTCCGACGGTTGTAGCCCGCGCGCGGGAGTGATCCAGGGCAGTAACGGATTCTTCTATGGGACGGCCTCCGGCTGCGGGACGAACGGCTTTGGCACGATTTATCAGGTCGACTCAAATGGCGTGTTTACCACGCTCTACACTTTTACCGGCGGCATCGACGGCGGTGTCCCCGATATCAAACTGGTAGAGGGGAACGACGGACTTTTCTACGGGACCACCACCGGGGGTGGCGTGAACGGCACCGGCAGTGTGTTCACTGTCAGTTCCGTGGGCACATTCACGACGCTTTTCAGCTTTGACGGTACCGACGGCGGCAGGCCTGCGGCGGGTCTGGCGCAAGGTAGCGACAGCAATTTCTACGGCACAACTTTCTTCGGCGGGACGAATGACCACGGCACGGTGTTCCAGATTACCCCGGCCGGAACGTTGACCACCTTGTTTCAGTTTGCCGACAACACGAATGGGGATTTTCCAGAAGCGCAACTTATCCAGGGTAGCGACGGCCTTTTCTACGGAACAACCTCGGACGGGCCGCGCGGCGATGGCACCGTCTTCAAGATCACTACGGCTGGCACGCTGACGACGCTGCATAATTTTGCCGCCGGCGAAGGGAAAGACTCACGGGGCGTGCTTGTTCAGGGACGCGACAGCTTTTTTTACGGGATGACCCTGGGTGGAGGGAACCGATTCGGGACCGTGTACCAGGTCACGTCCAACAGCGTGTTCACGTCGCTCTACAGCTTCAACGGTGGTACGGATGGCGCGTTTCCCTACGCCGGGCTGATCCAGGGCGACGACGCCTTCTTTTACGGGACGACAGCCTTCGGGGGCGCAAAGCTCCACGGCACCGTATTCCGGTTTGGGATTTTCCCGGCCGGGACGTACAACGGCCTCGCGGTCCAGACCAACGCGCCAACGTTTGACAGTTCAGGTTCGATTACGCTCTCCCTCACTGCCACGGGTTCTTATACGGCAAAGCTGACGATCGGCGGCGTGCTCTCCGCCTTCAAGGGCCAGTTCGATGGGACAGGGAATACGACGAATACGATCGCGCGCAAAAACCTGAACTCGCTTCAACTCATCATGCAGTTGAGTGAGGCTGGCGGGACCAATCAAGTCATCGGCACCGTGTCGGATGGTGTGTTCACGTCTCAGCTGCTGGCTGATCTGGGTGGGTTCGGTAAAAACTTCCGCTGCCCGTTCGCGGGGAAGTTTACTTTCGTCGTGCCGCCAGTTGATACCACCGATACGAATTTCCCCCAGGGATATGGCTATGGGACATTGACGATATCAAAAACCGGCAAGGGCAGCCTACGGGGCGTGCTTGGCGATGGGACGAAGATTTCAGGCACCGCTCCAATATCATTGCTTGGTTCATGGCCGTTCTATGAGTTGCTCTATTCCAAGAAAGGGTTCTCCCTTGGGCGGATTGCCTTTACTGGCACCAATGTGATCGACGCCGCACTCGACTGGCAGAAACCGCCGGTGCCAGGGGACCGCTTCTACTCGGGCGGATTCACGACGTTGGTCTCCCTGGCGGGCGGATTGTACCTCAAGCCGAATTCGTCGACCAACTCCGCGGGTCTGTCGGTCGCGGGTACCAACGTGGTCACGTTGGGCGGGGGCAACCTTGTGAGCAACATCGTAAAGACAGTGGTCGTCGATGCTTTCGGGAATGTCACAGTCTCGTCGCCCGGCAGTGAGAAGCTGGCGTTATTTGTGGTACCGCAGACCGGGCTGTTTAGCGGCAACTTCGTCGATACCGCTATCAACAAGTCTCCCATTGTCTTTACCGGGCAATTGGTGCAAACGAATCATTTCGGCGGAGGCCTCTTTCTGGGAACGAACGATAGCGGCTTCGTGACGATCATGCCATCTCCGTAA
- a CDS encoding (2Fe-2S)-binding protein yields MSLHVTVNNESKDFPCQPTDTLLDILRREGYSGVKVGCSNGDCGICAVLLNGRTVNSCVVLAKHCENKTIGTIEGLSAKDGTLHPLQKAFLDEGGAQCGFCTPGLILSAKELLDENPTPTDADVREALSGVICRCTGYVKPIAAVLTAAAEMRNAAGAKS; encoded by the coding sequence GTGAGCTTACACGTCACCGTTAACAACGAATCAAAAGATTTCCCGTGTCAGCCGACGGACACGCTGCTCGACATTTTGCGGCGCGAGGGTTATTCGGGTGTGAAAGTTGGCTGCTCGAACGGCGACTGCGGTATTTGCGCCGTCTTGCTGAACGGGCGGACGGTCAACTCCTGCGTCGTGCTCGCCAAGCATTGCGAGAACAAGACGATCGGGACCATCGAGGGCCTGTCCGCAAAAGACGGGACGCTCCATCCTCTGCAGAAGGCGTTCCTTGATGAGGGTGGAGCGCAATGCGGTTTCTGCACCCCCGGTCTGATCCTCTCCGCGAAAGAATTGCTCGACGAAAACCCGACCCCGACCGATGCCGACGTCCGCGAAGCCCTTTCCGGCGTCATCTGCCGCTGCACCGGCTACGTCAAGCCAATCGCCGCCGTCCTCACCGCGGCCGCCGAAATGCGCAATGCCGCAGGAGCAAAGTCATGA
- a CDS encoding glucose-1-phosphate adenylyltransferase, producing MAPLGLRPVSPTNVLGVIMGGGEGRRLFPLTKERSKPAVPIAGKYRLVDIPISNCINSNIRHIYILTQFNSASLHRHIHQSYAFDRFSRGFVEILAAQQTTGGSSWYQGTADAVRQNLRYFLEHDYEYIVILSGDQLYRMDFRKVLQQHLESYADITIAAKPVTRCEATGLGILQVNEERRIVRFVEKPKDETLLDDLKIQDPLLSHVRITSSDDHYLASMGIYVFNRDILRKVLDNDTTDFGKHIIPDAIGRYRVSAYIFQGYWQDVGTIRSFFDANLAVCSLKPSFNFFDRDAPVYTHARFLPASKVVESDIRTALIADGCVILRSRIENTVIGVRSFIGADCELRDTIIMGCDFYETQHEMLEEDAMGIPHMSIGRGSRIERAIIDKNVHIGEGVVITDKSKSPDFDGPNYCIRDGIVIIPKNAVIPAGTRI from the coding sequence ATGGCCCCTCTCGGACTCAGACCAGTTAGCCCCACCAATGTTCTCGGTGTTATTATGGGTGGGGGAGAGGGTCGTCGACTTTTTCCGTTGACCAAGGAACGTTCGAAACCCGCCGTACCGATCGCAGGCAAGTATCGGCTGGTGGATATTCCGATCAGCAATTGCATCAACTCGAACATCCGTCACATTTACATTCTCACGCAGTTCAACTCCGCATCGCTGCACCGGCATATTCATCAAAGCTACGCGTTCGACCGGTTCTCACGCGGATTTGTGGAGATCCTCGCCGCACAGCAGACGACCGGCGGATCGAGCTGGTACCAGGGGACGGCCGACGCTGTGCGTCAGAATCTGCGGTACTTCCTGGAGCACGATTATGAGTACATCGTGATCCTGTCCGGCGACCAGTTGTACCGCATGGATTTTCGGAAGGTCCTCCAGCAGCATCTGGAGAGCTATGCAGACATCACGATTGCCGCGAAGCCCGTAACACGATGTGAAGCGACCGGGCTGGGCATTCTGCAGGTGAATGAGGAAAGGCGGATCGTGCGTTTCGTGGAAAAACCGAAGGACGAAACATTGCTGGATGACCTGAAAATCCAGGATCCACTCCTTTCACACGTCCGCATCACGAGTAGTGATGACCACTATCTCGCGTCGATGGGCATTTACGTCTTCAACCGGGACATTCTTCGCAAGGTATTGGACAATGATACGACGGACTTTGGCAAACACATTATTCCCGACGCCATCGGCCGTTATCGCGTCTCGGCCTACATCTTCCAGGGGTATTGGCAGGACGTGGGAACCATTCGTTCGTTCTTTGACGCGAACCTTGCCGTGTGCTCCTTGAAACCGTCGTTCAATTTCTTCGATCGCGACGCGCCCGTCTACACGCATGCGCGATTTCTGCCGGCGTCGAAAGTGGTGGAGAGCGACATTCGCACGGCGCTGATCGCGGATGGGTGCGTCATCCTGCGTTCCCGAATTGAGAACACGGTCATCGGTGTTCGCTCGTTCATTGGGGCCGACTGCGAATTGCGCGATACAATCATCATGGGGTGTGACTTTTATGAGACCCAGCATGAAATGCTCGAGGAAGATGCGATGGGCATTCCGCATATGAGCATTGGGCGCGGGTCAAGAATCGAGCGAGCCATCATCGACAAGAACGTCCATATCGGTGAAGGCGTGGTAATTACGGACAAAAGCAAGAGCCCGGATTTCGACGGCCCGAACTATTGCATTCGCGACGGAATCGTCATTATTCCCAAGAACGCCGTCATACCCGCGGGCACCCGAATTTGA
- a CDS encoding M50 family metallopeptidase: protein MLPTKQGSVRLFRIAGIDVYLHWSWFLVAAYEIQAQKGDYSSLGWNALEYLALFVIVTMHEFGHALACRQVGGQANQIVLWPLGGVAYVDPPPRPGAMLWSIAAGPLVNVVLLFVLTPTWLISRAAAWPEAMPNLYTLVFHVWAINLLILGFNLLPIYPLDGGQILRSLLWFGLGRARSLTVACFVGFVGVAGVILKAMQAHSLWIGLMATFILMNCIRGWKMARAMRELENAPHHHDFACPICRAAPPAGEFWLCGRCRKPFDTFVSQATCPHCGLQFAATNCLNCGKPSPIATWAVHTPVPPVI, encoded by the coding sequence ATGTTACCCACCAAACAAGGCTCCGTCCGTCTTTTTCGCATCGCCGGGATTGATGTGTACCTGCATTGGTCGTGGTTTCTGGTGGCCGCGTATGAAATTCAGGCGCAGAAGGGAGATTACTCTTCATTGGGTTGGAACGCGTTGGAGTACCTGGCTTTGTTTGTGATCGTGACGATGCACGAGTTTGGTCACGCGCTGGCCTGTCGTCAGGTGGGTGGGCAGGCCAACCAGATCGTGCTGTGGCCGCTCGGCGGCGTGGCCTATGTGGATCCGCCACCCCGGCCGGGGGCAATGTTGTGGAGTATTGCGGCGGGGCCGCTTGTGAACGTGGTACTACTCTTCGTGCTGACTCCAACCTGGTTGATCAGCCGCGCGGCCGCTTGGCCGGAAGCGATGCCGAATTTATATACGCTGGTATTCCACGTCTGGGCGATTAATCTCCTCATCCTCGGCTTCAACCTGCTACCAATTTACCCACTCGATGGAGGCCAGATCTTGCGGTCGCTTTTGTGGTTTGGCCTTGGTCGCGCCCGCAGCTTGACGGTTGCGTGCTTCGTTGGATTTGTCGGAGTAGCAGGCGTAATCCTCAAAGCCATGCAAGCGCACTCTTTGTGGATAGGGCTAATGGCGACCTTCATTTTAATGAACTGCATCCGCGGCTGGAAGATGGCTCGGGCCATGAGGGAATTGGAGAACGCGCCTCATCATCACGATTTCGCCTGTCCTATCTGCAGGGCCGCGCCACCAGCTGGTGAGTTCTGGCTGTGCGGTCGTTGCCGGAAACCTTTCGACACGTTTGTCTCGCAGGCCACCTGTCCGCATTGTGGGTTGCAGTTCGCCGCGACCAACTGCCTGAACTGCGGCAAGCCCAGTCCCATCGCCACTTGGGCTGTTCACACGCCCGTGCCGCCGGTCATCTAG
- a CDS encoding FAD binding domain-containing protein, translated as MFANVQEYYHATSLRDALKKLMKNDGQVPVPVTGAFHLISSKLRAATCLVDISAVDLNYVKVEGKKLAIGGAATFQQIVASKELTEALNGLLPKAAQAYSTRIQRNMTTLQDVLFGYATFFDLLTALLALDTQVTVQGKQKRVVPLASFFSKENRAILSNSEIAVDFSAKLPSGDVGASLQRVALTDGDAVAILNVVAVLKMTGKKCSEARIAVGGGLPAPVRLTALEQELTDKPLDAALVESVSAKAADLIQPVSDVRGSAQYRKQICGVLVRRALAEAYQFAKGRSL; from the coding sequence ATGTTTGCGAATGTCCAAGAATATTACCACGCCACCTCGCTTCGTGACGCTCTGAAGAAGCTGATGAAGAATGACGGGCAGGTCCCCGTCCCAGTGACAGGCGCGTTTCACCTTATCTCCAGCAAGTTGAGAGCAGCGACCTGCTTGGTGGACATTTCGGCGGTCGACCTCAATTATGTGAAGGTCGAAGGCAAAAAGCTCGCCATCGGCGGCGCGGCGACCTTCCAGCAAATCGTGGCCTCGAAAGAGTTGACCGAGGCGCTCAATGGTCTGTTGCCAAAGGCGGCGCAGGCCTATTCCACGAGAATCCAGCGCAACATGACGACCCTGCAGGATGTGCTGTTCGGGTACGCGACCTTTTTCGATTTGCTCACGGCCCTGCTGGCGCTGGACACGCAAGTGACGGTGCAGGGAAAACAGAAACGCGTCGTGCCGTTGGCCAGCTTCTTCAGCAAAGAGAACCGGGCAATCTTGAGTAATTCGGAAATCGCGGTGGATTTCTCCGCCAAACTGCCGAGCGGCGACGTTGGCGCGTCGCTGCAGCGCGTAGCCCTGACCGACGGCGACGCGGTGGCGATTTTGAATGTAGTCGCGGTCTTGAAGATGACCGGAAAGAAATGCAGCGAAGCGCGCATCGCCGTGGGCGGCGGTTTACCCGCCCCTGTGCGCTTGACTGCGCTGGAGCAAGAGTTGACCGACAAGCCGCTCGACGCCGCGCTGGTGGAATCCGTCAGCGCGAAGGCCGCCGATTTGATTCAGCCGGTGTCCGACGTTCGCGGCAGCGCGCAGTATCGCAAGCAAATCTGCGGCGTGCTGGTGCGTCGCGCTCTTGCGGAAGCGTATCAATTTGCCAAAGGGAGGTCACTGTGA
- the glmS gene encoding glutamine--fructose-6-phosphate transaminase (isomerizing), whose amino-acid sequence MCGIIGYIGKKPAQNVILEGLRRLEYRGYDSAGLCIINSKGAFELRKKSGRINDLAAVLAKQPAKGDTGIGHTRWATHGPPTDANAHPHLDQSGKIALVHNGVIENHQLLKERLLARGHQFTSQTDTEVLAHLVGEHYEKVHADNPGTDGAAFTEAVRLALKDVVGTYGIAVVHADHPGQIVGARRGSPLLLGVGRDENFLASDVSAIIAHTRRVVYLNDFEIVALSRDDFQVSTIEATTVSPQIREVEFAAEEVERGKFPHFMLKEIYEQPQAVQNAIRGRISHDEATARLGGLNLAPGELRAVDRVIYIACGSALHAGMVGEYLMEDLARVPTECDYASEFRYRNAPVEKHTLVFAISQSGETIDTLAAVRESRRKGHKTLGIVNVVGSTIAREVDGGTYMHAGPEIGVAATKTFTSQITTMTLLAVLMGRMRHLASTRGTEILRGLEEIPSKMERVLKQSDAIATIAKKYCDANSFLFLARQINFPIALEGALKLKEISYIHAEGYPAAEMKHGPIALVDPRTPSVFLCPKNSVYEKVMANIEEVKARKGPVIVVATEGDENIHKRANDVIYIPDTLECLEPLLTVLPLQLLAYHIAVLRGCDVDKPRNLAKSVTVE is encoded by the coding sequence ATGTGTGGCATTATCGGCTACATTGGCAAGAAACCCGCCCAGAATGTCATCCTCGAAGGGCTGCGCCGTCTCGAATACCGCGGTTACGACTCGGCGGGCCTGTGCATCATCAATAGCAAGGGAGCTTTCGAGCTTCGTAAGAAGAGCGGCCGCATTAACGATCTCGCTGCCGTCCTCGCCAAACAACCCGCCAAGGGTGACACGGGCATTGGCCACACCCGCTGGGCGACGCATGGACCACCAACCGACGCCAATGCCCACCCGCACCTCGATCAATCCGGCAAGATTGCGCTCGTTCACAACGGTGTGATCGAGAACCACCAGCTCCTTAAGGAACGGCTTCTCGCCAGAGGCCACCAGTTCACCTCGCAGACCGATACCGAGGTGCTCGCCCACCTGGTCGGCGAGCATTATGAGAAAGTCCACGCGGACAACCCCGGCACCGACGGTGCTGCGTTCACCGAAGCCGTTCGCCTCGCCCTCAAGGATGTCGTGGGCACGTATGGCATCGCCGTCGTCCATGCAGACCACCCCGGCCAAATCGTCGGAGCGCGCCGTGGAAGTCCGCTCCTCCTCGGCGTCGGACGGGACGAGAATTTCCTCGCCAGCGACGTTAGCGCCATCATCGCCCACACACGCCGCGTGGTGTACCTGAACGACTTCGAAATCGTCGCGCTTTCACGCGATGACTTTCAGGTCTCCACAATCGAGGCCACGACTGTCAGCCCGCAAATTCGCGAAGTGGAATTCGCCGCAGAAGAGGTCGAACGCGGAAAGTTCCCACACTTCATGCTCAAGGAAATCTACGAGCAGCCGCAGGCCGTGCAAAACGCCATCCGCGGTCGCATTAGCCACGACGAAGCAACCGCCCGCCTTGGTGGATTGAACCTCGCTCCGGGAGAATTACGCGCGGTTGACCGCGTCATCTACATCGCCTGCGGCTCCGCGCTGCACGCCGGCATGGTCGGTGAATACTTGATGGAAGACCTTGCGCGCGTTCCAACCGAGTGCGATTACGCGAGTGAATTCCGCTACCGCAACGCGCCAGTCGAGAAGCACACGCTGGTGTTCGCCATCAGCCAATCGGGCGAGACGATCGATACGCTGGCCGCCGTGCGGGAATCGCGGCGCAAGGGCCACAAAACGCTCGGGATTGTCAACGTCGTCGGCTCGACCATCGCCCGTGAAGTTGACGGCGGCACCTACATGCACGCAGGGCCGGAAATCGGCGTGGCGGCGACCAAGACATTCACATCGCAGATCACGACCATGACGCTGCTGGCGGTGCTGATGGGCCGCATGCGTCATCTCGCGTCCACTCGCGGCACGGAAATCCTCCGCGGGCTGGAGGAAATCCCGTCGAAAATGGAACGCGTGCTCAAGCAGAGCGACGCGATCGCGACCATCGCCAAAAAGTACTGCGACGCCAACAGCTTTTTGTTCCTGGCGCGGCAGATCAACTTTCCCATCGCACTGGAGGGCGCGTTGAAGCTCAAGGAGATTTCCTACATCCACGCCGAGGGCTATCCCGCGGCGGAGATGAAACATGGCCCCATCGCCCTCGTCGATCCCCGCACGCCGTCGGTCTTCCTCTGTCCGAAGAACTCGGTCTACGAGAAAGTCATGGCCAACATCGAGGAAGTGAAAGCGCGCAAGGGCCCGGTGATCGTCGTGGCGACCGAAGGCGATGAGAATATCCACAAGCGAGCCAACGATGTGATTTACATTCCCGATACGCTGGAATGTCTGGAGCCCCTGCTCACTGTCCTGCCATTGCAACTGCTCGCCTACCACATCGCCGTCCTCCGTGGGTGCGACGTGGACAAACCGCGGAACCTGGCCAAGAGCGTAACGGTCGAATAG